DNA sequence from the Butyricimonas faecalis genome:
AGCCTTCGGCAACCGCCCGGTCTTCTCCAAACGATCCTTAATTGCCTCCTCCAGCAACACCGGATCCATGTTCCATGTATCCTCCTCGCTATCCACAAAAACAGGAGTTGCACCCTGATAAGCAATTGGATTCGCCGACGCCGAAAACGTGAAACTCTGGCAAATCACCTCATCCCCCTCTCCAACACCTAAAAGTATCAACCCCAAATGCAACGCCGCCGTTCCCGCACTCAAAGCCACCACCTGTTTCCCCTCGTTTTCAACTTTCAATTTCCCATTTCCAATTAAAAAGTCCCGTAAGGCTTTTTCGAAAGCGTTCACATTCGGACCCAAGGGAACTACCCAATTCGTGTCAAACGCTTCTTGTATAAATTCCTGTTCCCGTCCACCCATGTGGGCTAGAGACAACCAAATTCTATTTTTCATTGAAAAAAATTTAGAAAATAAATTCATCGAGTCTCAACACCACTTACACGACTCTTTTATGTATACCCGATTCAATGCTAGACATTCCCGAAAAATCATTCTCCCCGATTCGCCTTCCACTCAAAATATTCATCTCGCAAAATCGCAATAGCCAATTCATCATGATAAGCATTATTTTTAAAAATGCTCCTTCTATAGTTTCCCTCCACCTTCCACCCACATTTCGCGTATAACTTTTGAGATGCTATGTTATATTCCAAAATACTACTATACAATCGATTTAATTGTAACTCTTCAAAAGCGTACCTCATCGTTGCATACACGCCATCTGTCCCTATTCCAATTTTTTTAGGCACATCATTACACAACTTTATTCCATGATCCGCCGAACGATTCTTCCAATCTATTCGAGTTAAAGTTGAAACGCCAACAAATTTCCCCTCGTACATGATCGCGAAACGAAAATTCTTATCATCACTAATAACCCGATTATACCAATCCAATTGTTGTTTCTCTGAAACAGGGAAACTCCAACCGATAACCATTCTTTCCATTTCTGGATCATTAATCATTTCACGCAAACAAGGCATATCACCAGGTTCCAATGCCCTCAAGATAACTTTATTCCCATAGATATTCATACACGAACATTTCAACGTTCAACAAACATTCTTTCAGACTCTAACACGATTGGCTCCACATCCACGTCTCTAAAAAACACGTACGGCTTATCGTAATGATGATACCGGTCCCTGGTAACGTTATTCGCGTTACCATCTTCCATGACACGTATCGTGTCTTCTATCAAGTCAAAACCTACTTGTGCCATAACACCGGTATAAGCCATGTGGCGAATATTCACTTCCGTTACTTTCATGTTACCATCCTTGTCTTCCTTGAGATCAAAAGATAATATGCCATGAGCCGGCACGTTCAGTTTATCGCACAAATATTTTACGCAATCATCACAAAATTTATTAACGCGATCTTCATTCAAGAAACGACCGAATGCAGTATTACCCGTGACATGGGACGGGGCGATGTTTGCCATCACGTACTCGACACATTCCAATGCCGCACCTTTCACGTACTCGTTATTATAATAAAGCATCTCGTTTGCCAGATGCCTCCCGGTTAAAAATTCACTAACCGTAAACTCCGGTATTTGATTGTTGATAAAAAGCCAACTTTTATAACTACTGAGATTTTCCAGTTTTAAAGAGCCTAATCCTCCCGTACCCTCGGTCGCGCGAATCCAGCAAGGAAAACCAATTTCTTTTTCCACGTCCTCGAACCGGGGATTCTCCTGTGTTACCTTAATGGTTTTTGGGATAAAGCCCGTATCTTTCAACAATTCTGCCATGATAGCTTTGTCTCTCAACGATTCTGACAACGATTTGCATCCCATGAAAACAGGACACGGGAATTTCCCGCATTTTTCAAAGTAATCACCCCATTCAACAATTTCACTTTCCGGCTGGACAAACGCGTAATCAACTCCTTTTTCTTCAACTAGCCTCTCTATAAAAGGGAAATATTCGACATCGGTACACCGGGGACATACCGAGTAGTCGTCCAACAACCCTTTCATGAAAAAGCCAATCGCTTTTTTATTTACGTCAATTCCTATTAACTTGTAGCCCGGATGATTTCTTCGAATAGTCTTCGCTATTGAACGAGGGGTAAGTCCTCCTATCCCCGTTATCAAGATTGTTTTCATATGTTGGTTTTATTACAATAATTCTTTATCAAATCCACTATTTTTCTCATTTGTCTCTCGCCATAGCGTTGGTCGCAAACCAAGGATAACTCGCTATTATAGAAAGCATCTGCACGCGTCGTATCTGGCAATGAATGGCTTTTAGGCCAGTGCACGGGACAATAAACTTTATTGCCGACCAGGTAATCTCTTAATGAATTTCTAATCTCTTTTTTCACGAGGATCGGGACAAACAGGGGGACACGATCCCCCTCGTGTTGAAACATCATGGACACGTTATTCAATCCAGATAATTCATCGTGCAACAACTTCGCGTTTTGTTGACGACGTGTTCTTACCAGTTCAAAATCTTGTTCATGCAACAATCGTAACGACATCTTATCTATCGAGTAATCCTGATAATCTCGTGATAATCTTTTGTTAAAAGCGGTGAAAAGACGAAGAAAATCTTCTTTATCAATAGTCGTGTTACCCCGGAGATAATCGTATTTCATTCTCATCCCCTTGAATTTACCTCTCGAGAAATCACATTCCTTTAAAGAGGCTTGAAAGAAACTCCCGTCTTTTTTAGAGACAATCGCCCCGGTTGGAATCCCCATCCATTTTCTGAGGCTACAAAACGTGTAATCAGAAAACGTGTTTGCTTTGTTGAAAAGGTCATGAGTTCTATCGTGAAGAACTATCACGCCCTTATCCTGCATGCTTGTAATCGTTTCAATATCAACACCTGTACTAAAACCGAAGTAGTTACAGACGTATAAAATATCTATTTTCAAAGTAGTGTCAATATCACACTTGATTTTCCCGTTCTCGTGAATCAAATCATAAAATATCACATCAATACCTCGATTCTTGAAAGGATATATCATGGAGTCGCAACAATAAGCGGGCATGTAAACAGTGGTGATCTTTCTATCTCTCTCGATATCCTGACAAATATAATCTATGGCGGTTCTACCGGATAACAATAATTGACGGTTTCCACTAAAACCATTTTCTTTAAAATCATGATGCATATTATCAACAATCGTAATAACATCATCAATCCAGAATTCACTGCCGATTTCTTCTATCACTTGCTTCATCTATCAAATCTTGCCGGCCCTCCATCTTCCATTGGGCGATTCTATAATCATGGAAATTAGTGATACCGCTCGTTTCAACCCCGACATCTTCTCTTTTGAAAACCCTGTACACGGTAAGAAAGAATATTTTCACGTCCATCCACAAGCTCATGTTATTCACGTATTCAATATCATAAGCCAATTTCCGATCCCACGTGATAGATTTCCGCCCGTTCACCTGTGCCCAACCGGTAATCCCGGGACGCACGTCATGCCTGTGCTTCTCGTCTTCGTTATAATAAGGAAGATACACTACAGCGAGAGGGCGGGGGCCGATTAAAGACATGTCTCCTTTTAACACGTTTATCAATTGTGGCAACTCGTCAATAGACGTCAAACGAATAAAACGCCCAACTTTAGTCAAGCGTTGCTTATCCGGCAACAATTTTCCCGTTGCATCCCGCTCGTCCGTCATTGACTTGAACTTGATCACTTTAAAGATCTTCCCGCCTTTTCCCGGGCGCTCTTGAAGAAAAAATGCTCCTGCCCCCTTGTTGGCAAAATGCAACCAGATCGCGATAATGAACAAGACTGGCCAGATCACCAGCAAGACGATTGACACGAAAACAAAATCTATACAACGTTTAAAAAAATGCTTGTACATAAATTTCAATTCTCAAACAAGTTTACTATAGCTGGATAAGTTTTTCTTCTATCAAATCGCTCATCACCCAGCTCACTAGATCGCTTACCCATCCTGTCTCTCAAGTCTTTATCTAAGACCAACTTTTCAATTGCATTTGCTACCTCGTTGACATTTCCTACTTCACAATTTATTCCACACTTGTATCGTTCTATCAAATCACGATACTCTTCACATTCTTGCGTGTTAATAACCGGAAGACCTGACAGGGCGTAATCTCCAACCTTATTTATAATACTACCAGCGGACCCTTTTTTTATCGGATTTATAGCGATATCACAGGAACATAACAATCCGACCATCTTTTCATACGGCATTTTTCCTGCAAATTCAACATAAACGAATTTGTTCTCTGCATATCTCTCGAATCTATTTTTTAACGGTCCATCTCCAATAACGACAAACTTCACTACACGAGAAAAGTTTCTTTCTTTCAACAAGCATAACGCATCCAAAACGCACTCTATATCATAACTAAAACTTAAAGTGCCTACATAACAAAGCCATATTTCATTATCTTTTCGATCAAGTCGATATTTCTTTCTAGCTAGATCAAAAACACCCCCATCAGTACCAAGATAAACACTCAAACTCTCTTTGTCACGTTTATTTACTGCTAACGCTCTATTTCTATAAGTATCTGAAACTGCGATCACTTTATCCGCGGCCCTATATATCTCGTCCACGTACAATTTCATCGGGAATGATAACAAATTTCGCAACGATCGAGATTTTATAACCAGGCCAAACGCTTCCGGCCATAAATCTTGAATATCGATAAAGAATTTCACATGATGTCTTTTCGAAAAACTCGCGGCTTCCCTCGCCGCTGTCAACGAGGGAACGGCACAGTAAATGTAATCGGGAACCGTACACGATTCCAAATATTCACGAACGTTCTTTCCCCAACATCGATGACTATACAAGCGTCTAAAGCTTATATTTTTCACGTAACCCGGTTCATGTATATAAATAATTTTTGACTCGTATGTCTTTACCGGTTCATCTTTATACTTTTTAGTTCCATGATCAAAATCACTCGTGATCAACTCTACTCGAAATCCTCGCTTGGCAAACATCTCTGCCAAATAGAGAAAACGCCCATTCACTGTCCCATCAAACTTGCGACAGAAATTTGCAATGATAATTATTGTTTTCATGATAATCTCCCTAAACAGAAAGCTTGCTTGTTTCGAGGATACTGGATATAGCTTGATGAAAATCTTTTGCCAAAAGATCCCAATCATATCTTGACGCCAGCAAGCGAGCATTCCGAGATTTTTGTTTTAAAAGACTTTTTTCCTTTATTAAACGCAATAAACATGTAACGATACTATTCACTTCATTCTCACACGTCCACCCGGCATTCGCCTCTTGCACCTCATCCATCATGTTCGTGCCCCGGGATACCAACACCGGCAACCCGTAAGATAAAGCTTCTATCAGCCCCATGGGATGCCCCTCGAAACGAGAGGTCATGATGAACACGTCCGCATCAAGAATAGCGTTTTCTTTTTCTTTTCCCCCGATCTCGCCTTTCAATTTTACAATATCTTCTATCCCGTATCCTTTAATTAACATGTCGAGTCCATCGGCCTCGTCCCCTTTAGGACCATAACAAGTAATCATGAATTTAGCTTCTCTCAATTCTTCTTTTATCTGTTGGCATGCTTGCACCAACAAATCCAATCCCTTATGATAGACATCTATCCGCCCGATAAACAATGCCTTTATACCAACTTCTGAAAAACATTCCTTTCTCAAAACGGGCTGATGAAAACCATTGGGAATAATCACGTGATTTTTATTTAACTTTATTGAATCCTCGTGTTCTTTTTCGGTCAAAAATTGAATTGCTAACGCGTGTTTCACGAAAGAATTGAAAAATAACCAGTGAGCTATTTTCTTTTTTAACCAACTATGATTACGTAACGCTTGTCTCGTTAATGAGCCACGAGGAATTATAACATAAGGTATTCTTTTACGTCTTAGCTCATACGAAAATAAAACCTCTTTAATTGCATAAAATCCTTCGAACACCACAATATCGGGAGAAGAGAAAGGGCCCGGTAAGTTTTTCAATCTTAATCTTCCACAATCTTCTATTGAATGAAAAGACGCAATATTTAACCAGTGTTCCATTCGAGCCGAGGTTATATTAACCCAAAAAACATTATCGTACTTCGCCTGAGCTCGAATACTAGCGGGCACGCTCCAACTGGGACCTGCCGATATTTTATCCCCTAAATGTGAAATGTATAAAATATTCATAGATAAATAACAATTACAGCCTATCCATCACACGAATTTCAAACTGCATAAATCACCTCTTACACAAGCGATAAACAACAATACAAAACTGATAATCTTGATTAAATTCCTAAGTCTA
Encoded proteins:
- a CDS encoding GNAT family N-acetyltransferase, whose amino-acid sequence is MNIYGNKVILRALEPGDMPCLREMINDPEMERMVIGWSFPVSEKQQLDWYNRVISDDKNFRFAIMYEGKFVGVSTLTRIDWKNRSADHGIKLCNDVPKKIGIGTDGVYATMRYAFEELQLNRLYSSILEYNIASQKLYAKCGWKVEGNYRRSIFKNNAYHDELAIAILRDEYFEWKANRGE
- a CDS encoding ATP-binding protein, which encodes MKTILITGIGGLTPRSIAKTIRRNHPGYKLIGIDVNKKAIGFFMKGLLDDYSVCPRCTDVEYFPFIERLVEEKGVDYAFVQPESEIVEWGDYFEKCGKFPCPVFMGCKSLSESLRDKAIMAELLKDTGFIPKTIKVTQENPRFEDVEKEIGFPCWIRATEGTGGLGSLKLENLSSYKSWLFINNQIPEFTVSEFLTGRHLANEMLYYNNEYVKGAALECVEYVMANIAPSHVTGNTAFGRFLNEDRVNKFCDDCVKYLCDKLNVPAHGILSFDLKEDKDGNMKVTEVNIRHMAYTGVMAQVGFDLIEDTIRVMEDGNANNVTRDRYHHYDKPYVFFRDVDVEPIVLESERMFVER
- a CDS encoding aspartate aminotransferase family protein; protein product: MKQVIEEIGSEFWIDDVITIVDNMHHDFKENGFSGNRQLLLSGRTAIDYICQDIERDRKITTVYMPAYCCDSMIYPFKNRGIDVIFYDLIHENGKIKCDIDTTLKIDILYVCNYFGFSTGVDIETITSMQDKGVIVLHDRTHDLFNKANTFSDYTFCSLRKWMGIPTGAIVSKKDGSFFQASLKECDFSRGKFKGMRMKYDYLRGNTTIDKEDFLRLFTAFNKRLSRDYQDYSIDKMSLRLLHEQDFELVRTRRQQNAKLLHDELSGLNNVSMMFQHEGDRVPLFVPILVKKEIRNSLRDYLVGNKVYCPVHWPKSHSLPDTTRADAFYNSELSLVCDQRYGERQMRKIVDLIKNYCNKTNI
- a CDS encoding sugar transferase — translated: MYKHFFKRCIDFVFVSIVLLVIWPVLFIIAIWLHFANKGAGAFFLQERPGKGGKIFKVIKFKSMTDERDATGKLLPDKQRLTKVGRFIRLTSIDELPQLINVLKGDMSLIGPRPLAVVYLPYYNEDEKHRHDVRPGITGWAQVNGRKSITWDRKLAYDIEYVNNMSLWMDVKIFFLTVYRVFKREDVGVETSGITNFHDYRIAQWKMEGRQDLIDEASDRRNRQ
- a CDS encoding glycosyltransferase family 4 protein, which gives rise to MKTIIIIANFCRKFDGTVNGRFLYLAEMFAKRGFRVELITSDFDHGTKKYKDEPVKTYESKIIYIHEPGYVKNISFRRLYSHRCWGKNVREYLESCTVPDYIYCAVPSLTAAREAASFSKRHHVKFFIDIQDLWPEAFGLVIKSRSLRNLLSFPMKLYVDEIYRAADKVIAVSDTYRNRALAVNKRDKESLSVYLGTDGGVFDLARKKYRLDRKDNEIWLCYVGTLSFSYDIECVLDALCLLKERNFSRVVKFVVIGDGPLKNRFERYAENKFVYVEFAGKMPYEKMVGLLCSCDIAINPIKKGSAGSIINKVGDYALSGLPVINTQECEEYRDLIERYKCGINCEVGNVNEVANAIEKLVLDKDLRDRMGKRSSELGDERFDRRKTYPAIVNLFEN
- a CDS encoding glycosyltransferase family 4 protein → MNILYISHLGDKISAGPSWSVPASIRAQAKYDNVFWVNITSARMEHWLNIASFHSIEDCGRLRLKNLPGPFSSPDIVVFEGFYAIKEVLFSYELRRKRIPYVIIPRGSLTRQALRNHSWLKKKIAHWLFFNSFVKHALAIQFLTEKEHEDSIKLNKNHVIIPNGFHQPVLRKECFSEVGIKALFIGRIDVYHKGLDLLVQACQQIKEELREAKFMITCYGPKGDEADGLDMLIKGYGIEDIVKLKGEIGGKEKENAILDADVFIMTSRFEGHPMGLIEALSYGLPVLVSRGTNMMDEVQEANAGWTCENEVNSIVTCLLRLIKEKSLLKQKSRNARLLASRYDWDLLAKDFHQAISSILETSKLSV